From the genome of bacterium, one region includes:
- the gyrA gene encoding DNA gyrase subunit A translates to MAEKKAPHEEAPVHKGIIPVEISSEMKESYLDYAMSVITQRALPDVRDGLKPVHRRILFAMQEAGLVASARFRKSATIVGDVLGKYHPHGDSSVYDAMVKMAQLFSLRYPLVLGQGNFGSIDGDPPAAYRYTEAKMSRISGEVLKDLDKNTVDFRPNYDGSRKEPSVLPSVVPNLLLNGTLGIAVGMATNIPPHNLGEVVDALLHLSENPDATTNDLLKFVKGPDFPTGGIVFGEKDIHHAYASGRGGVVCRGEAEIIEEKNANQIIITSLPFRVNKSDLIVSIADLVREKKIEGIKGLRDESAKGDIRIAIDLKSGSHPQEVLNYLYKHTELESAFHYNMLALVDGVPQTLSLKTMLHEFIGHRQVVVRRRTQFDLTRAEERAHILEGLKKALDHIDKIIKLIKASKDTPAAHSNLMREFKFSDVQATAILEMRLQKLAGLERRAIELELEEKLKLIKELKELLASPKKIFEVIKKELRDIKEKYGDERRTRVVKHGAKSISLEDIIPDEESILVFTSGGYVKRTNPNEYRRQKRGGVGVIDLDTKEEDFITMLIGATTHNDLLFFSDKGKAYQIKMYDIPEGRRATKGKSIMNFISLGSDEKVTSILAMPRATKETKGGTLSLAMVTRQGVVKKVSAESFKDVRRSGLMAIKLGTGDQLLSALFVEKGDNIMLATGRGQAIRFKESDVREMGRAAGGVRGMKLRKGDYIIGADIVKKEYTKATFLVMGENGYGKKTPVSEYKIQHRGGSGIKTAKVTPKIGNLIVAKVVTEAEEELVAISKKSQVIRTDLSSVPSLGRQTQGVKILKPRPGDSLASLIVM, encoded by the coding sequence ATGGCAGAAAAAAAGGCTCCCCACGAGGAAGCCCCAGTCCACAAAGGAATAATTCCTGTTGAAATAAGCTCCGAAATGAAGGAGTCTTATTTAGACTATGCGATGTCGGTGATCACTCAACGCGCGCTTCCGGATGTGCGCGATGGACTCAAGCCCGTACACCGGCGCATCCTTTTTGCGATGCAAGAAGCTGGGCTGGTAGCCTCCGCTCGTTTTAGGAAGTCTGCGACAATCGTTGGAGATGTACTTGGTAAATATCATCCGCACGGAGATTCATCGGTGTACGATGCGATGGTAAAAATGGCCCAGCTTTTTTCGTTGCGTTACCCGCTTGTCTTGGGTCAGGGAAATTTTGGTTCTATCGATGGTGATCCTCCTGCGGCATATCGTTATACCGAGGCAAAGATGTCTCGAATTTCAGGCGAGGTATTGAAAGATCTTGATAAAAATACTGTCGATTTTCGTCCCAACTATGACGGTTCACGCAAAGAACCAAGTGTATTACCGTCGGTCGTACCGAACTTGCTCTTAAACGGCACGTTGGGTATTGCCGTTGGTATGGCGACGAATATTCCGCCTCACAACCTAGGTGAAGTTGTTGATGCGCTACTCCACTTGAGTGAGAATCCTGATGCTACAACGAATGATTTGTTAAAATTTGTGAAAGGACCAGATTTTCCAACGGGGGGAATTGTGTTCGGCGAAAAAGATATTCACCATGCGTATGCATCAGGAAGAGGCGGTGTGGTATGCCGAGGCGAAGCGGAAATAATTGAAGAGAAAAATGCAAACCAGATCATCATCACCTCGCTCCCGTTCCGTGTAAACAAGTCAGATCTCATTGTCTCAATTGCGGATCTGGTGCGTGAAAAGAAAATTGAAGGGATCAAGGGGCTTCGTGATGAATCCGCAAAAGGAGACATTCGCATTGCCATCGATCTGAAGAGCGGTTCACACCCGCAAGAAGTGCTGAATTATTTATATAAGCATACCGAACTTGAGTCGGCGTTCCACTACAACATGCTTGCGCTCGTTGACGGCGTTCCTCAAACGCTTTCACTCAAAACAATGCTCCATGAGTTTATTGGACATCGACAGGTTGTTGTAAGACGTCGAACGCAGTTTGATCTCACGCGCGCCGAAGAACGAGCCCATATCCTCGAGGGACTCAAAAAAGCGCTCGACCACATCGACAAAATCATCAAGCTCATCAAGGCATCAAAGGATACGCCAGCTGCACATAGTAATCTCATGCGGGAATTCAAATTTTCCGACGTACAGGCGACTGCAATTCTTGAGATGAGACTTCAGAAACTTGCCGGTCTTGAGCGTAGGGCGATTGAGCTTGAACTCGAAGAGAAACTAAAACTCATTAAAGAGCTCAAGGAACTTTTAGCAAGCCCAAAAAAGATTTTTGAAGTTATCAAAAAAGAACTTCGAGATATTAAAGAGAAATATGGCGATGAGCGTCGCACTAGAGTTGTAAAACATGGTGCAAAATCGATTTCTCTTGAAGATATCATTCCTGACGAGGAATCCATTTTGGTATTTACGAGTGGGGGATATGTGAAGCGTACAAACCCAAATGAATACAGAAGGCAAAAACGTGGTGGCGTGGGTGTTATTGATCTTGATACCAAAGAAGAAGATTTCATAACGATGTTAATCGGAGCGACTACGCACAACGACCTTCTGTTCTTCTCTGACAAAGGCAAGGCATATCAGATTAAAATGTATGACATTCCCGAAGGACGACGTGCAACAAAAGGGAAATCAATCATGAATTTTATTTCGTTGGGAAGTGATGAAAAGGTCACTTCGATTCTTGCAATGCCCCGAGCGACAAAAGAAACAAAAGGGGGGACGCTTTCACTCGCAATGGTTACTCGACAAGGGGTAGTCAAAAAAGTCTCTGCGGAAAGTTTCAAAGATGTGCGTCGGAGCGGACTTATGGCAATAAAGCTTGGTACGGGTGATCAGCTTCTCTCTGCTTTGTTTGTTGAGAAAGGTGACAACATAATGCTTGCAACGGGACGAGGGCAAGCAATCCGCTTTAAAGAATCTGATGTGCGTGAGATGGGACGCGCGGCAGGGGGTGTCCGTGGAATGAAATTGCGTAAAGGGGACTATATCATTGGTGCTGACATAGTGAAAAAAGAGTACACCAAAGCCACGTTCTTGGTCATGGGAGAAAACGGTTATGGTAAAAAAACTCCTGTTTCTGAATACAAAATTCAACACCGAGGAGGTTCGGGTATCAAGACTGCTAAAGTCACACCAAAAATCGGCAATTTGATTGTTGCTAAGGTTGTAACCGAAGCAGAAGAAGAACTCGTCGCTATTTCCAAGAAAAGTCAAGTTATACGAACAGATTTAAGTAGTGTTCCGTCTCTCGGGAGACAGACACAAGGTGTAAAAATTTTGAAACCGCGCCCGGGAGACAGTTTAGCGTCACTTATTGTTATGTAA
- a CDS encoding methyltransferase domain-containing protein: MTFSDPQKNIQQFGLTEGMKIADLGAGSAAYTLAAAAQVGTSGRVYAVEVQKELLSNIKNMAAKQGFFNVEVIWGDIERLGGTKIKDHVLDAVIVSNVLFQAEDKRGVVAEVRRILKPKGRVLVVDWKDSFGGMGPHVDQVMSEQTARDLFENDGFTLDRFISSGDHHYGFVAVKQ, from the coding sequence ATGACTTTCTCCGATCCTCAAAAAAATATACAACAATTTGGTCTAACAGAAGGCATGAAGATTGCAGATCTGGGTGCCGGTTCTGCCGCTTACACGCTTGCAGCCGCAGCTCAAGTGGGAACTTCTGGTCGCGTATATGCAGTCGAAGTCCAAAAAGAGCTTTTATCAAATATAAAAAATATGGCTGCAAAACAAGGATTTTTTAATGTCGAAGTAATTTGGGGAGATATAGAACGTTTGGGGGGAACAAAAATTAAAGACCACGTTCTTGATGCAGTTATTGTATCAAATGTGTTATTTCAAGCTGAAGATAAACGAGGGGTTGTGGCAGAAGTAAGACGGATACTCAAGCCGAAAGGTCGCGTTCTTGTCGTTGATTGGAAAGATTCCTTCGGAGGAATGGGTCCGCATGTTGATCAAGTAATGAGTGAACAGACTGCTCGGGATCTTTTTGAAAATGATGGTTTTACATTAGATCGTTTTATTTCATCAGGAGATCATCATTATGGGTTTGTGGCAGTCAAACAATGA
- a CDS encoding extracellular solute-binding protein: MKEAKGFQLAILGTFGAFIFLGVLAFAGILPGFSNKATKDNLFLGNVTIWGTLPQAQLMNIFEDFNNENKKIVTVTYFEKSKGTFERELIEALADGIGPDMILLSQDYIVRHRNKIYPIPYEVYPERDLKTNFIEEGELYLGDTGIYAVPFVVDPLVMYWNRDMFSSALISTPPSYWDEFFGLAKILTKIDNSSNIKKSLVSFGEYDNVANAKEILSMLMMQAGSSIVSQEGGVYRSTLSSNESNGVSPGEEAFRFYTEFSNPTKTSYSWNRSLLYSRDMFTTGDLALYFGFASEYGSLQKKNPHLNFDVTTVPQTRTADRKLTFGKMQGLSILKSSKILSADLAALQILSNKDVVASASTALNLPPVRRELLSQRPKESYLSVFYDGALLSKGWLDPSPSDTNAIFNEIVQDITSGRRKLSNAVENGNALLEKLLRKL, encoded by the coding sequence ATGAAAGAAGCAAAAGGATTTCAGCTCGCAATTCTTGGTACATTCGGAGCTTTTATATTTCTCGGTGTTCTTGCGTTTGCGGGAATATTGCCAGGATTTAGCAATAAGGCAACCAAAGACAATCTTTTTTTAGGAAATGTGACCATTTGGGGAACATTGCCTCAGGCGCAGTTGATGAACATTTTTGAAGATTTTAATAATGAGAATAAAAAAATTGTCACGGTTACTTATTTCGAAAAAAGCAAGGGAACATTTGAAAGGGAACTCATAGAAGCTCTTGCTGATGGTATCGGTCCGGACATGATACTCCTTTCACAGGATTACATTGTTCGACATCGCAATAAAATATATCCAATTCCTTACGAAGTGTATCCGGAACGAGACCTTAAAACTAATTTTATTGAGGAGGGAGAATTATATTTGGGAGATACAGGAATCTACGCAGTTCCGTTTGTTGTTGATCCTTTGGTGATGTATTGGAATCGGGACATGTTTTCGTCGGCGCTTATCAGCACCCCGCCGTCTTATTGGGATGAATTTTTTGGTCTTGCGAAGATTCTTACAAAAATTGACAATAGTTCGAATATTAAAAAGAGCCTTGTTTCATTTGGAGAATATGATAACGTCGCAAATGCAAAAGAGATTCTCTCAATGCTGATGATGCAGGCGGGGAGTTCCATTGTCAGTCAAGAGGGAGGTGTGTATCGTTCGACATTGTCATCAAACGAGAGCAACGGCGTATCTCCCGGGGAAGAAGCATTTAGGTTTTATACAGAATTTTCAAATCCCACCAAAACATCATATTCATGGAATCGCTCACTTCTGTATTCGCGAGATATGTTTACTACTGGGGACCTCGCGCTCTATTTTGGTTTTGCAAGTGAATATGGAAGTCTCCAGAAGAAAAATCCTCATCTAAATTTCGACGTAACTACTGTACCGCAAACACGAACCGCAGACCGCAAACTTACTTTCGGCAAGATGCAGGGACTCTCCATTCTCAAGAGTTCGAAAATATTATCTGCAGATCTTGCAGCTTTGCAGATTTTATCGAACAAAGATGTCGTTGCATCCGCCTCAACGGCGCTCAATCTTCCTCCAGTCCGTCGCGAGCTTCTTTCTCAAAGACCAAAAGAGTCATACCTTTCAGTATTCTACGATGGAGCCCTTTTGAGCAAGGGGTGGCTTGATCCATCACCTAGTGATACAAACGCAATATTTAACGAAATTGTCCAAGATATCACTTCAGGAAGACGAAAATTAAGCAATGCAGTTGAAAATGGCAATGCGTTATTGGAAAAACTTTTAAGAAAATTATAA
- a CDS encoding Calx-beta domain-containing protein, whose amino-acid sequence MHKHFYTTKFIAGAIIFTALIFPNISFAVCTVGFSGPASNIADTGGDGNGFQSNPANAYTANDVYAVDTNSGTQNGTQCTSPGKDRHKFFNYGFSLPSGATIDGIEVQLVGKVDSTTGAPKMCAELSWDGGSNWTIGAEGVLTTPTLKKSNTVYTLGGPTNTWGRNWAFDELSNSNFLLRLTNVASNNSRDFSLDFAGVKVTCTAPTLPQVSFATTTSFGSENLAISDILVSLNMIATQTVTVDWAVVSGGTAMYGTDYSIHLSTTTSGVLSFEPGEVSKTIRIATVSDNDATEGDETVMLELSNPSANVTLGSNTSLTFTIYDTPPRGIVGDFTADIVLGQRDHTESTTNTVVPKHVFNAGGVVVDRSVGSGVNGRAYVWDGGNNRILGFNLDSCYATPGEACMPALVIGQPTGTGYGSCNQDASMSRYPYLAPASASTICGTAAWYISPKEMARRSSMAVDQTTGDLYVPDFENNRVLVFEKPFDNSPGKTPTIADDVIGQDDFSGVYCNKVPYKRKGGDIDPSTPIANPSASSLCAMSEWYSQGFGVALDTWGNLWVADGGNNRVLRFPKNLATNKISKSADLVLGQSNFTSRTGGTGLTRMQAPTSLAFGPTGKLYVADGSTQNQDNSVYPNSRVIVFTPQFTNGMTGTLFSGGGSTEFKRPYITSVSAVSGLNGLWISHWVPDVSTPTYIPQHFEVEQFDWNGNLIKTLPVWLDAGGGFVANSFDSSIDVDVGGNVLVPGGRDANNVVIYSAPYSVQPTTLLPPSFMYNPTSNSHLFYAGGIATASNQLYVADGHRIMIWNNLDYLTNGKAADSFIGQVDFNSSNYLFNGNNSYAQMKVDSKQRLWVASNNRIFVYQTPLYTWSKPIKVIRGPLGVLNSTDQIQNLSVNGREIGIVPTVTADDQDFLWVSQPFEHRVLRIRDPLGTTPLVDVVLGQTNITDTNCNHGASVPQTALDLLCYPYNLSLDQNKDLYVSDHITEGAGNMRMLMFQTSSTSTFPVDNSDVLYAPFAYKAFPSPQATYEAAFNTGNGVDRMIVGYDSYGGLSPFVGIYENPGLTSVTTPTCILPSGESDCYLNDHTTLAGATTFDQLGNLYVGDANRTKVFIYKQPFSSTGGSQGPQFPEMTQISSHITMSSDDAYTCGSYTTTNDAFTMVGHNTQCPGGSADAVAGLRFNSINIPSMAIIDHATIIYKPTWFNSYTESLNIKINGVADANANPTTFSTEVPLNTLPLISDGGTGLPVTVYLDDSENGLWKTEHWHAAPNLTSIVQNMIGQPGWVSGNSMAFLISNDGTPNERSFIGFDYNPDEAPILYIQYH is encoded by the coding sequence ATGCACAAGCATTTTTATACGACTAAATTTATCGCGGGAGCAATAATTTTTACCGCACTTATTTTTCCAAATATTTCGTTTGCGGTTTGTACCGTTGGGTTTAGCGGTCCTGCATCAAACATAGCCGATACAGGTGGAGACGGGAACGGCTTTCAAAGTAATCCAGCTAATGCCTATACCGCCAATGATGTATATGCAGTTGATACTAATAGCGGTACCCAAAATGGCACTCAGTGCACGAGTCCCGGAAAGGATCGACATAAATTTTTTAACTACGGCTTCAGTCTGCCCTCGGGAGCAACGATTGATGGGATTGAAGTACAGCTCGTAGGAAAAGTGGACAGCACGACCGGTGCACCGAAAATGTGCGCGGAATTATCGTGGGATGGAGGTTCTAATTGGACAATCGGCGCCGAAGGGGTCTTAACGACCCCCACATTGAAGAAATCTAACACTGTTTATACATTAGGTGGTCCAACAAATACATGGGGCAGAAATTGGGCCTTTGATGAACTAAGCAACTCCAACTTTCTCTTGCGCTTGACCAATGTCGCGAGCAACAACTCACGTGATTTTTCTTTGGATTTTGCAGGAGTGAAAGTGACGTGTACAGCGCCAACGCTTCCTCAAGTATCATTTGCTACTACAACCTCATTCGGGAGCGAAAATCTTGCAATCAGTGATATCCTCGTTTCTCTAAATATGATAGCAACGCAAACAGTGACCGTTGATTGGGCTGTTGTTTCCGGTGGTACAGCGATGTACGGAACGGATTATTCAATACACTTATCTACTACGACGAGTGGAGTTCTATCATTCGAACCTGGTGAAGTTTCGAAAACAATACGTATAGCAACCGTGTCTGATAATGACGCTACTGAGGGTGATGAAACGGTGATGCTTGAATTAAGTAATCCTAGCGCTAACGTAACTCTTGGATCAAATACTTCTCTCACTTTCACTATCTACGATACTCCACCGAGAGGTATCGTTGGAGATTTTACTGCTGACATCGTACTTGGCCAGCGGGACCATACAGAATCTACCACAAACACAGTGGTGCCCAAGCATGTTTTCAACGCGGGTGGCGTTGTGGTGGATCGCTCCGTCGGCAGTGGAGTCAATGGCCGGGCTTATGTATGGGATGGGGGTAACAATCGAATCTTAGGGTTTAATCTTGATAGCTGTTATGCGACACCAGGTGAGGCATGTATGCCGGCATTAGTCATCGGTCAGCCTACGGGTACGGGTTACGGTTCGTGTAATCAGGATGCAAGTATGTCGCGATATCCTTATCTGGCGCCAGCTAGTGCCAGCACTATTTGTGGGACGGCGGCGTGGTATATCAGCCCGAAGGAAATGGCGCGTCGCTCCAGCATGGCAGTGGACCAGACTACAGGGGATCTTTACGTTCCCGATTTTGAGAACAATCGAGTCCTTGTTTTTGAAAAGCCGTTTGATAATAGTCCAGGTAAAACACCTACTATCGCGGACGATGTCATAGGTCAAGATGATTTTTCTGGAGTATATTGCAATAAGGTTCCATATAAACGCAAGGGCGGTGACATAGACCCTAGCACCCCTATCGCCAATCCGAGTGCTTCATCGCTGTGTGCCATGTCTGAATGGTATTCCCAAGGTTTCGGGGTAGCTCTTGATACCTGGGGAAATCTTTGGGTTGCAGATGGTGGAAATAATCGGGTGTTGCGTTTTCCCAAGAACCTGGCCACGAATAAAATCAGCAAGTCCGCTGATCTGGTGCTGGGGCAATCCAATTTTACCTCGCGCACGGGCGGAACCGGGTTGACTCGTATGCAAGCGCCAACCTCACTGGCGTTTGGGCCTACTGGCAAGCTGTATGTCGCGGATGGATCGACTCAGAATCAAGATAATTCAGTATATCCCAATAGTCGCGTTATTGTGTTCACGCCCCAGTTTACAAATGGTATGACGGGAACTCTTTTTTCAGGAGGAGGTAGTACGGAGTTTAAAAGGCCATATATTACCAGTGTCAGCGCAGTCTCTGGTCTTAACGGTCTTTGGATTAGCCATTGGGTGCCGGATGTATCTACACCGACATATATTCCACAGCATTTTGAGGTAGAACAATTTGATTGGAATGGAAATTTAATTAAAACTCTTCCGGTGTGGTTGGACGCAGGTGGTGGCTTCGTAGCAAATTCTTTTGATAGTTCGATCGACGTCGATGTCGGAGGAAATGTTTTGGTACCAGGAGGGCGCGATGCGAACAACGTGGTGATTTATTCAGCGCCCTATTCAGTCCAGCCCACCACCTTGTTGCCACCGTCGTTTATGTACAATCCGACCTCGAACAGTCATTTGTTTTATGCCGGCGGTATTGCAACCGCGTCGAATCAGCTCTATGTAGCTGACGGTCACAGAATCATGATCTGGAATAACCTGGATTATTTGACCAACGGTAAGGCAGCTGACAGTTTCATCGGACAAGTAGATTTTAATTCCTCTAACTATCTATTCAACGGCAATAATTCCTATGCACAAATGAAGGTTGACTCTAAACAGAGGCTATGGGTAGCGAGCAATAATCGTATCTTTGTGTATCAAACCCCGCTCTATACCTGGAGCAAGCCGATTAAAGTGATTCGGGGACCGCTTGGTGTATTAAACAGCACAGACCAAATTCAAAATCTTTCCGTCAACGGAAGAGAAATTGGCATTGTTCCCACAGTTACCGCAGATGATCAGGACTTCTTGTGGGTATCACAACCATTTGAGCATCGCGTGCTACGAATTCGAGATCCTCTTGGTACAACACCTCTTGTTGATGTAGTGCTCGGACAGACTAATATTACGGATACTAACTGTAATCATGGCGCTAGTGTTCCACAGACGGCTTTAGATTTGCTTTGTTATCCATATAATTTATCTCTTGATCAAAATAAAGATTTATACGTGTCGGATCATATTACCGAAGGAGCTGGAAATATGCGAATGCTCATGTTTCAAACATCAAGTACTTCAACATTTCCTGTAGACAACAGCGATGTGCTTTATGCGCCATTTGCTTACAAAGCATTTCCAAGTCCACAAGCAACGTATGAAGCGGCGTTCAATACTGGCAATGGTGTTGACCGCATGATCGTGGGGTATGACAGCTATGGTGGTCTTTCGCCGTTTGTGGGCATTTACGAGAATCCAGGACTAACAAGTGTGACCACACCAACGTGTATACTTCCTTCTGGGGAATCGGATTGTTACCTCAATGACCACACAACTTTGGCGGGTGCTACCACATTCGATCAATTGGGAAACCTCTATGTGGGTGACGCAAATCGTACCAAGGTGTTTATTTACAAACAACCGTTCTCAAGTACTGGAGGTAGTCAAGGTCCGCAATTTCCTGAAATGACTCAAATATCATCACACATTACTATGTCGAGTGATGATGCATACACCTGTGGGAGTTATACTACTACAAATGATGCGTTTACTATGGTCGGGCATAACACACAATGTCCAGGCGGATCTGCTGACGCTGTCGCAGGACTACGTTTCAACAGTATCAATATCCCTTCGATGGCTATCATTGACCATGCAACAATAATTTACAAACCAACATGGTTTAATTCGTATACGGAATCTCTAAATATAAAAATAAATGGAGTCGCTGATGCGAACGCGAATCCGACGACATTTTCAACGGAAGTTCCCTTGAATACGTTGCCCCTCATTAGTGATGGGGGAACGGGTCTGCCTGTTACCGTTTATCTTGACGATAGCGAAAATGGTCTTTGGAAAACCGAACACTGGCACGCCGCTCCAAATCTCACAAGTATTGTGCAAAATATGATAGGCCAGCCTGGATGGGTCTCTGGAAACTCTATGGCATTCTTGATCTCAAACGATGGCACGCCAAACGAGCGCTCGTTTATTGGATTTGATTATAATCCTGACGAAGCTCCAATTCTCTATATTCAGTACCACTAA
- a CDS encoding ribosome-binding factor A, producing MAVRQQKLEELIRKLAAQFVQIESSNVSLITVTRCMMEQKLKHAIIFITVLPESEERHALEFLKRKRSEFRGYLKSHARTRVIPVVNFEIDIGEKTRQKIDELGIKH from the coding sequence ATGGCGGTACGCCAACAAAAACTCGAGGAATTGATTCGCAAGCTTGCGGCTCAATTTGTCCAAATAGAATCGAGTAATGTATCCCTGATTACGGTTACGCGATGCATGATGGAACAAAAACTCAAACACGCTATTATATTTATCACCGTACTCCCTGAATCAGAAGAACGTCACGCACTCGAATTCTTAAAACGAAAACGTAGCGAATTTCGCGGTTATCTTAAATCACACGCGCGCACGCGCGTGATTCCCGTTGTTAATTTTGAAATAGACATCGGTGAAAAAACACGCCAAAAAATTGACGAGCTTGGTATAAAACACTAG
- the infB gene encoding translation initiation factor IF-2 — translation MEKLKNKAIAERPPIITIMGHIDHGKSTLLDYIRKSNIVGGESGGITQHLSAYEVIHPTKEGGTKTITFLDTPGHQAFSNMRSRGANIADIAVLVISAEDGVKQQTTEALKCIKEAGISFIVAITKIDKPNANVERVKQEMAEHEIYIEGYGGDVPCMPISAKSGKGVPELLDMMLLVAELAELKGDKTKPAEGVVIESSLNPKRGISATLIIEDGTLEKGSYVVAEDSFTPVRMMENFLGKNIDEASFSSPIRITGWQKIPTIGAPFKTYASKKEAEVAIESYLTNSRSTAQKTPALSTITPESESTEEEMSVVIIPLIIKTDVVGTLEAIEKEISGLDTEKVKIKLVQKGVGTISENDVKTVAGFHEPIIIGFHVSVDGNVSQLAERHGANVVIFNIIYKISEWLQKEIERRTPRVETEEMTGQAEILKMFSKNKNKQVVGGRVTMGVLKAKSIVKIIRREHEIGRGKIIELQRQKLSTDEVIEGNEFGTMIESKIEIARGDTIESFILVRK, via the coding sequence ATGGAGAAATTAAAAAACAAAGCAATTGCAGAACGTCCCCCCATCATTACCATCATGGGGCATATTGACCATGGAAAATCAACGCTTCTCGATTATATTCGAAAAAGTAATATTGTAGGAGGAGAATCTGGCGGCATCACCCAACATCTTTCGGCATACGAAGTTATTCATCCAACAAAAGAAGGCGGTACAAAAACGATCACATTTCTTGATACACCTGGCCATCAGGCATTTTCAAATATGAGATCCCGCGGAGCAAACATTGCAGATATTGCAGTCCTCGTTATTTCTGCAGAAGATGGAGTCAAACAACAGACCACAGAAGCACTCAAGTGTATCAAGGAAGCTGGTATTTCTTTTATTGTTGCCATAACCAAAATTGATAAACCTAATGCGAATGTAGAGCGGGTAAAGCAAGAAATGGCTGAGCATGAAATTTATATTGAAGGATATGGTGGTGATGTCCCCTGTATGCCAATATCTGCAAAATCAGGCAAGGGGGTGCCAGAATTACTCGATATGATGCTTCTTGTCGCAGAACTCGCGGAACTTAAAGGAGACAAAACAAAGCCTGCGGAAGGTGTTGTTATCGAGTCAAGTCTTAATCCTAAAAGAGGAATTTCTGCCACACTCATCATTGAAGACGGTACACTAGAAAAGGGGTCTTATGTCGTCGCCGAAGATTCTTTCACTCCTGTACGCATGATGGAAAATTTTCTTGGTAAAAATATCGACGAGGCATCATTCTCTTCACCCATACGAATCACTGGCTGGCAAAAAATTCCTACTATCGGAGCTCCATTTAAGACGTATGCATCAAAAAAAGAAGCGGAAGTTGCTATTGAATCATATCTTACTAATTCACGATCAACCGCTCAAAAAACACCCGCTTTATCTACGATTACACCCGAGAGCGAAAGTACGGAAGAAGAGATGAGCGTCGTAATAATCCCGCTCATTATTAAAACAGATGTTGTGGGAACTCTTGAAGCAATAGAAAAAGAGATTAGCGGTCTTGATACTGAAAAGGTGAAAATAAAGCTTGTTCAGAAAGGAGTTGGCACTATATCTGAAAACGACGTTAAAACAGTGGCAGGTTTTCATGAACCGATTATTATAGGATTTCATGTCAGTGTAGATGGAAATGTTTCGCAGCTGGCAGAACGACATGGAGCAAATGTAGTCATATTTAATATTATTTATAAAATAAGTGAGTGGTTACAGAAAGAAATTGAGCGCAGAACACCGCGCGTCGAGACTGAAGAAATGACCGGTCAGGCAGAGATTTTAAAAATGTTCAGTAAAAATAAAAATAAACAAGTTGTCGGCGGGCGCGTCACTATGGGAGTACTTAAAGCAAAATCTATTGTAAAAATTATCAGACGCGAGCATGAAATTGGTCGAGGCAAGATTATTGAACTTCAACGTCAAAAACTTTCTACTGATGAAGTTATTGAAGGAAATGAGTTCGGAACAATGATAGAATCGAAAATTGAAATTGCACGAGGAGATACAATCGAATCATTTATTCTCGTACGAAAATAA
- a CDS encoding DUF4446 family protein, whose amino-acid sequence MTEATTLIIMYILMGFIIALALWIMWLQRRLNRFLYGKDAKSLEDTIVHVKEGIERVDASQKNVSEYLKTINQKLKKSIRGIETVRFNPFKNSGSNQSFATAFLNEEGDGVVISSLYSREHVSIYAKPIKSLASSYELSGEERSALQNAKDSLNTN is encoded by the coding sequence ATGACAGAGGCAACCACACTAATTATTATGTATATTCTTATGGGTTTTATTATCGCTCTCGCCCTATGGATTATGTGGTTACAGCGACGTCTCAATAGGTTTCTTTATGGGAAAGATGCGAAAAGTCTTGAGGATACCATTGTCCACGTGAAAGAAGGAATTGAACGCGTTGACGCTTCACAAAAAAATGTTTCAGAATATTTGAAGACTATCAATCAAAAACTTAAAAAAAGCATCCGCGGTATCGAAACGGTTCGTTTTAATCCTTTCAAAAATTCCGGAAGCAACCAAAGTTTTGCAACCGCCTTTCTCAATGAAGAAGGAGACGGGGTAGTTATTTCAAGCCTATACTCTCGTGAGCACGTAAGCATTTACGCAAAGCCTATAAAAAGCCTCGCTTCGTCGTATGAACTTTCGGGAGAAGAAAGAAGCGCTTTGCAGAATGCGAAGGATTCGCTCAATACAAATTAA